The DNA segment GCCCGGATATCATCCCGGTAGTCGCTTTGACGGCTTGCCTAAGCGAAGGCAAAACGGAAATCATCAATGCCGGCAGACTGCGCATCAAAGAATGCGACCGTTTGGAAGCGACGGCCAGCGAATTGAAGAAACTGGGCGCTGATATCGAAGAATTACCGGAAGGCCTGTTGATCCACGGCGTCAAATCACTGAAAGGCGGAGAAACCGTCTGGAGCTACAAAGACCACCGCATCGCCATGATGCTGGCGATCGCTGCGACAGTCTGCGAACAGCCGATCACGATCACGGATGCCGAGTGCGTTTCAAAATCGTATCCGAATTTTTGGGAAGACTATAAAGCAATAGGAGGCAAGATACAATGAGTGGTATATTTGGGAATAAATTGAAGGTATCCATCTTCGGCGAATCACATGGTTCCGCAATCGGCGTCACCATCGATGGTCTGCCACCAGGCCATGAGATCGATATGGATAAAGTTCTTGAGGAAATGAAACGGAGAGCGCCAGGCCAAGGGGCTTTGACGACGCCAAGGAAAGAAAAAGATCAGCCTGAAATCTTGAGCGGCTATTTCAACGACAAGACGACAGGCAGCCCGCTTGCGGCGATCATCCGCAACAGCGACACGCGTTCCAAGGACTACGGGCAGATGAAGAAATTGATGCGTCCCGGCCAAGCTGACTATCCAGGCTATGTCCGTTATGACGGCTTCAACGACTATCGCGGCAGCGGCCATTTCTCCGGCCGGATCACTGCACCGCTAGTATTTGCCGGAGCCATCGCGAAGCAACTGCTTGAAAAACAAGGCATCACCATCGGAGGGCACGTGAAGAGCGTCGCCAAAATCCAGGATGACAGCTTCCTGAACACGGAAGTCACACCGGAAATGCTGAAAGGCTTCGCAAGCAAAGAACTGCCGTTGCTGAACGAGTCGCTTGAAGAGGAGATGCGCAATCTGATCCGTGAAGCGAAAGCCAGCGGCGATTCTGTCGGCGGAACTGCGGAAATCTGTGTATTGGGCATCCCTGCAGGAGTCGGAAACCCGT comes from the uncultured Trichococcus sp. genome and includes:
- the aroC gene encoding chorismate synthase encodes the protein MSGIFGNKLKVSIFGESHGSAIGVTIDGLPPGHEIDMDKVLEEMKRRAPGQGALTTPRKEKDQPEILSGYFNDKTTGSPLAAIIRNSDTRSKDYGQMKKLMRPGQADYPGYVRYDGFNDYRGSGHFSGRITAPLVFAGAIAKQLLEKQGITIGGHVKSVAKIQDDSFLNTEVTPEMLKGFASKELPLLNESLEEEMRNLIREAKASGDSVGGTAEICVLGIPAGVGNPFFDSVESVLAHILFSVPAIKGLEFGSGFGIAEMLGSEANDSYYYDGDQIKTRTNHNGGILGGITDGMPIIYKVAIKPPASITKLQQTINIEDKTDAELSVEGRHDPIIVPRAIPVLEAVTAIAILDLLMDSKFYKYD